The following coding sequences lie in one Polynucleobacter sp. HIN7 genomic window:
- the hscB gene encoding Fe-S protein assembly co-chaperone HscB codes for MANLSASDNYFTFFGLTPRFVFDTSALDQAYLAIQKEVHPDRHASGSDAEQRLAMQMATYANSAYRTLKDPVARGLYLCQLQGVEADLETNTAMPAQFLMKQMEWREALDDHADDLEALEQLATEVKASRSDSLQQLTNAFERSSYSKAVDILRGLLFINKFATELDDAIAQLV; via the coding sequence GTGGCGAATCTTTCCGCGTCTGACAACTACTTCACTTTTTTTGGCCTCACTCCCCGGTTCGTATTTGATACGTCGGCATTGGATCAGGCCTATTTAGCGATTCAAAAGGAAGTTCACCCCGATCGTCACGCCTCGGGGTCTGATGCTGAGCAACGCTTAGCGATGCAAATGGCGACTTATGCCAATAGCGCTTACCGAACCCTGAAAGACCCCGTCGCGCGTGGCCTCTACCTCTGCCAGCTCCAGGGCGTTGAAGCTGATCTCGAGACTAATACTGCGATGCCAGCCCAGTTTCTCATGAAGCAAATGGAGTGGCGCGAAGCTTTAGATGACCATGCCGATGATTTGGAGGCTCTGGAGCAACTTGCAACTGAGGTTAAAGCCTCTCGTAGCGATTCATTACAGCAGCTTACCAATGCATTTGAGCGGTCCTCTTATTCCAAAGCGGTCGATATCTTGCGTGGCTTACTCTTTATCAACAAATTTGCTACCGAGCTCGATGATGCAATCGCGCAACTGGTCTAA
- the iscR gene encoding Fe-S cluster assembly transcriptional regulator IscR, with amino-acid sequence MRLTTKGRFAVTAMIDLALREAHGPVTLAGISQRQKISLSYLEQLFGKLRRFNIVESTRGPGGGYTLARKAEEVSVADIIVAVDEPLDATQCGGKGNCHSEEDTHSRCMTHDLWTNLNAKMVEYLDSVTLRDLVKQQESRGVVIADMREKKVRVEPAKLKKPAVAAVAKKEEAPKRPLINSVFNLARQG; translated from the coding sequence ATGAGACTTACTACTAAAGGTCGTTTTGCTGTAACCGCGATGATTGACTTAGCCCTGCGCGAAGCGCATGGTCCCGTAACCCTAGCTGGAATTAGCCAGCGCCAGAAGATTTCGCTTTCGTATCTAGAGCAACTCTTTGGAAAATTGCGTCGCTTTAACATTGTTGAGAGTACTCGCGGTCCAGGTGGCGGCTATACATTAGCCCGCAAAGCCGAGGAGGTCAGTGTGGCCGACATCATTGTGGCTGTGGATGAGCCCTTAGACGCTACCCAGTGCGGCGGCAAGGGAAATTGCCATAGCGAGGAAGACACCCATAGTCGCTGTATGACCCATGACTTATGGACCAATTTGAACGCCAAGATGGTTGAGTATCTAGACTCGGTCACTTTACGCGATTTGGTCAAACAGCAAGAAAGCCGCGGAGTGGTGATTGCTGATATGCGCGAGAAAAAAGTGCGCGTTGAGCCTGCGAAGTTGAAAAAGCCCGCAGTCGCTGCAGTTGCTAAAAAAGAAGAGGCTCCTAAGCGGCCTTTAATTAATTCAGTATTCAATTTAGCAAGACAAGGTTAA
- a CDS encoding IscS subfamily cysteine desulfurase: protein MNAPMKAALQPVSIYSPKHFPVYMDYSATTPIDQRVVDKMLPYLREQFGNAASRSHAFGWAAEEAVEEARVEVAKLVHADPREIVWTSGATESINLALKGAAHFYKEKGKHIITVKTEHKATLDTCRELEREGYDVTYLDVMENGLIDFAQFEAAIRPDTILASVMYVNNEIGVIQDIPRLGELCRSRGVIFHVDAAQATGKVEIDLEKLKVDLMSFSAHKTYGPKGIGALYVRRKPRVRIEAQIHGGGHERGMRSGTLPVHQIVGMGEAFRIARIEMTEEAARIRKLRDRLLAGLKDIEEVYVNGDMDHRVAHNLNISFNYVEGESMLMALKDIAISSGSACTSASLEPSYVLRALGRNDELAHSSIRFTIGRFTTEEEVDFTIALVKDKIAKLRELSPLWEMYKDGIDLNTIQWAAH from the coding sequence ATGAACGCTCCCATGAAGGCAGCTTTACAACCCGTTTCCATATATAGCCCCAAGCATTTCCCGGTCTATATGGATTACTCGGCGACGACGCCGATTGATCAGCGCGTGGTTGACAAAATGCTGCCTTATTTGCGGGAGCAATTTGGTAATGCAGCCTCCCGTAGCCATGCATTTGGATGGGCGGCCGAGGAAGCGGTCGAGGAAGCGCGGGTCGAGGTTGCTAAATTAGTTCATGCCGATCCTCGTGAGATCGTATGGACCAGTGGCGCAACCGAGAGTATTAATTTAGCGCTGAAGGGCGCAGCCCATTTCTACAAAGAAAAAGGCAAGCACATTATTACGGTGAAGACTGAGCATAAAGCGACCCTTGATACTTGTCGTGAGCTTGAACGCGAGGGATATGATGTTACCTACCTCGATGTCATGGAAAACGGTCTAATTGATTTTGCTCAGTTTGAGGCTGCTATTCGTCCAGACACCATCTTGGCATCGGTGATGTATGTCAATAACGAAATTGGAGTGATTCAAGACATTCCACGACTTGGCGAATTGTGCCGCTCGCGCGGAGTCATTTTTCATGTGGATGCTGCGCAAGCAACCGGCAAGGTTGAGATTGACTTAGAAAAGCTCAAAGTCGATCTGATGAGTTTCTCAGCACATAAGACCTATGGCCCCAAAGGGATTGGTGCTCTATATGTGCGACGCAAGCCCAGAGTGCGAATTGAAGCGCAGATTCATGGCGGCGGTCACGAGCGCGGAATGCGTTCGGGAACTTTACCTGTTCACCAAATTGTTGGCATGGGTGAGGCGTTCCGGATTGCTCGGATTGAGATGACTGAGGAAGCCGCGCGGATTCGCAAATTACGTGATCGTTTGTTAGCTGGTTTAAAAGACATTGAAGAAGTTTATGTCAATGGTGATATGGATCACCGTGTTGCCCATAACCTCAATATCAGTTTTAACTATGTTGAAGGTGAATCGATGTTGATGGCATTAAAGGACATTGCGATCTCTTCTGGATCTGCTTGTACCTCAGCATCTTTAGAGCCTTCTTATGTATTGCGTGCATTGGGGCGTAACGATGAGCTTGCCCATAGTTCGATTCGTTTTACGATCGGTCGCTTTACCACCGAAGAAGAAGTAGATTTCACGATTGCGTTGGTCAAAGACAAGATTGCAAAATTGCGGGAACTTTCTCCCTTGTGGGAAATGTACAAAGACGGCATTGATCTCAATACGATTCAATGGGCAGCGCATTAA
- the iscU gene encoding Fe-S cluster assembly scaffold IscU, with protein sequence MAYSDKVIDHYENPRNVGSFAKGDEQVGTGMVGAPACGDVMKLQIRVNDHGVIEDAKFKTYGCGSAIASSSLVTEWVKGKTLDQALEIKNSQIAQELSLPPVKIHCSILAEDAIKAAVKDYKDKHPVK encoded by the coding sequence ATGGCATATAGCGATAAAGTAATTGATCATTATGAAAACCCCCGAAATGTTGGCTCCTTTGCCAAGGGTGATGAGCAGGTTGGCACCGGAATGGTTGGTGCGCCCGCATGTGGTGATGTGATGAAATTGCAAATTCGCGTGAATGATCATGGTGTCATTGAAGATGCGAAATTCAAGACCTATGGTTGCGGTTCTGCGATTGCATCCTCCTCATTGGTGACCGAATGGGTAAAAGGTAAAACTCTTGATCAAGCTTTGGAGATTAAGAACTCCCAAATTGCTCAAGAGTTGTCATTGCCACCCGTGAAAATTCATTGTTCGATCTTGGCTGAGGATGCCATTAAGGCAGCAGTAAAAGATTACAAAGACAAGCATCCTGTTAAATAA
- the iscA gene encoding iron-sulfur cluster assembly protein IscA encodes MPITLTEKAANHVNRSLQKRGKGCGLRLGVRTTGCSGLAYQLEYVDEAAPEDQVFESHGIKIFVDPKSLTYIDGTELDFVREGLNEGFKFQNPNVKDECGCGESFRV; translated from the coding sequence ATGCCCATCACCCTCACTGAAAAGGCCGCTAACCACGTCAACCGTAGTTTGCAAAAACGCGGTAAAGGCTGTGGTTTGCGTTTGGGCGTGCGCACCACTGGCTGCTCAGGCCTTGCCTACCAATTGGAATATGTTGATGAGGCCGCTCCAGAAGATCAAGTATTTGAATCCCATGGCATCAAGATTTTTGTTGATCCAAAGAGCCTGACCTATATCGACGGCACCGAGCTTGATTTTGTCCGCGAGGGCTTAAATGAAGGATTTAAGTTTCAGAATCCCAATGTGAAAGATGAGTGTGGTTGTGGCGAATCTTTCCGCGTCTGA